In Sphingobacteriaceae bacterium, the following are encoded in one genomic region:
- a CDS encoding hydroxymethylglutaryl-CoA lyase, with translation MLKITECPRDAMQGIKQQIPTELKIEYITQLLKVGFDTIDFGSFVSPKSIPQMQDTADVLNGIDLSAGNSKLLAIVANKRGAEDACDFEEISYLGFPFSISETFQQRNTNSSIEESVKRVEEIHRLCRKHKKELVVYISMAFGNPYNDPYSTDLVIDWSRRLEKIGIKNISLADTIGTSTPENIKELFSSVIPDLRNVKIGAHLHSTRETAAEKIKAAHQAGCTQFDVAIHGFGGCPMAKDELTGNISTQKLVKFAEAEKIGLNLNREELEKAYALGWKIFNEYH, from the coding sequence ATGTTGAAAATTACAGAATGTCCAAGAGATGCAATGCAGGGAATTAAACAACAAATTCCTACGGAATTAAAAATTGAATATATCACTCAATTATTAAAAGTTGGATTTGATACGATAGATTTCGGCAGTTTTGTTTCTCCAAAAAGCATTCCTCAAATGCAGGATACTGCCGATGTTTTAAACGGAATTGATCTTTCAGCGGGAAATTCAAAATTATTAGCCATAGTAGCCAATAAAAGAGGAGCCGAAGATGCCTGCGACTTTGAAGAAATCTCTTACCTGGGATTTCCTTTTTCTATTTCTGAAACATTTCAGCAAAGAAACACCAATTCTTCTATTGAAGAATCTGTAAAACGGGTAGAAGAAATTCATCGTTTATGCCGAAAACACAAAAAAGAATTAGTGGTATACATCTCCATGGCATTTGGAAATCCATACAATGATCCATATTCTACAGACTTAGTTATCGATTGGTCTCGCCGTTTAGAAAAAATAGGGATTAAAAATATTTCTTTAGCAGATACCATTGGAACTTCAACTCCAGAGAATATTAAAGAATTATTCAGTTCTGTGATTCCGGATTTAAGAAATGTGAAAATTGGCGCCCATTTACATTCAACCCGTGAAACGGCTGCCGAAAAAATAAAAGCAGCTCACCAGGCTGGATGTACTCAATTTGATGTGGCCATTCATGGTTTTGGCGGTTGCCCAATGGCCAAAGATGAATTAACAGGCAATATTTCTACGCAGAAATTGGTGAAATTTGCTGAAGCTGAAAAAATTGGTTTGAATTTAAATAGGGAAGAATTAGAAAAAGCTTATGCCTTGGGTTGGAAAATATTTAATGAATATCATTAA
- a CDS encoding quinone-dependent dihydroorotate dehydrogenase: MYSLLKPLLFRLNPEKAHHLTFSLLKISKFLPGFSAITRTMYGNKQEKVVSKLFGLSFYSKVGLAAGLDKDAIAFEQLGDMGFGFIEVGTLTPLAQPGNDKPRLFRLIKNEALINRMGFNNQGSQSAAMRLAKRKNNKLIIGGNIGKNKVTPNEKAVDDYLKCFEDLYPYVDYFVVNVSSPNTPNLRDLQEKEPLKALLKSVSELNKSKVKSKPLLLKIAPDLTNTQLDDIIEIVKETAIDGVIATNTTISRDGLDYTQKEIQEFGAGGLSGKPLTKRSTEVIKYLKQKSNPTFPVIGVGGIHSVEDALEKLEAGADLIQLYTGFIYHGPKLVKEINDKLLEVDLK, from the coding sequence ATGTATTCGCTGCTAAAACCCCTACTTTTCCGTTTAAACCCTGAAAAAGCTCACCATCTCACTTTTTCATTGCTTAAAATAAGCAAATTTTTACCCGGATTTTCTGCAATTACGAGAACAATGTATGGGAATAAACAAGAAAAAGTGGTTTCTAAGCTTTTTGGATTGTCCTTTTACTCTAAAGTAGGGCTCGCAGCCGGATTGGATAAAGACGCTATTGCGTTTGAACAATTGGGTGATATGGGATTTGGTTTTATTGAGGTAGGAACATTAACCCCGCTTGCCCAACCCGGAAATGATAAGCCGAGATTATTCAGATTAATCAAAAATGAAGCCCTTATCAACCGAATGGGTTTCAATAATCAAGGCTCGCAATCTGCAGCAATGCGACTTGCTAAACGCAAAAATAATAAACTCATTATTGGGGGCAATATTGGTAAAAATAAAGTTACTCCCAACGAAAAAGCAGTGGATGATTATTTAAAATGTTTTGAAGATTTATATCCTTATGTGGACTATTTTGTTGTAAATGTCTCTTCACCTAACACACCAAACCTCAGAGATTTACAAGAAAAAGAGCCACTTAAAGCTTTGCTTAAATCAGTATCCGAATTAAATAAATCCAAAGTAAAATCAAAACCCCTTTTATTAAAAATTGCTCCGGATTTAACGAATACCCAATTAGATGACATTATTGAAATAGTAAAAGAAACTGCTATCGATGGAGTAATTGCCACCAATACCACCATTTCCAGAGATGGATTAGATTATACCCAAAAAGAAATTCAAGAATTTGGGGCAGGAGGTTTAAGTGGTAAACCATTAACCAAACGCAGTACCGAAGTAATTAAATATCTGAAACAAAAAAGCAATCCTACTTTTCCGGTTATAGGAGTTGGAGGCATTCATTCGGTTGAGGATGCATTAGAAAAACTGGAAGCCGGTGCTGATTTAATTCAACTTTATACCGGGTTTATTTATCACGGACCAAAATTGGTGAAAGAAATAAATGATAAACTTTTAGAAGTCGACTTGAAATAA
- a CDS encoding DUF2779 domain-containing protein gives MGIVGKIQSKIPIFFQFPLLTKEKLFELFYSNIKRIEDIPANLLNQEQIQIIQKSFIEKDTIIKKNEVESFCERIEKPVAAIDLEIWTPAIPVLNNTKPFQQIPFLFCLFDGKNKLEYFTEHQQDERKSFAIELIKKTEAYQSLLVYDKSMEEQCIHQLALLFPDLKAELKMVGEKLIDISNLFKKLAIYNYQFQNSFTLKSIASVLTPQIEFKGIKSGLEAMNYFENLRASSNPIEKEILKQDILSYCETDVEAVLALYEHIQSLPNKKPQQ, from the coding sequence ATGGGTATTGTTGGAAAAATACAATCCAAAATTCCAATATTTTTTCAATTTCCATTATTAACTAAGGAAAAACTATTTGAACTTTTTTACAGCAATATTAAAAGAATTGAAGATATTCCTGCTAATCTCTTAAATCAGGAACAAATTCAAATCATCCAGAAATCCTTTATTGAAAAAGATACCATTATTAAAAAAAATGAAGTTGAATCGTTTTGTGAAAGAATAGAAAAACCGGTGGCTGCAATAGATTTAGAAATTTGGACTCCGGCAATTCCGGTTTTAAATAACACCAAACCCTTCCAACAAATTCCATTTTTATTTTGTTTATTTGATGGTAAAAATAAACTGGAATATTTTACCGAGCACCAACAGGATGAAAGAAAATCTTTCGCGATTGAACTTATTAAAAAAACGGAAGCCTATCAATCTTTATTGGTATATGATAAATCAATGGAAGAACAATGCATTCACCAACTTGCTCTTCTTTTTCCCGATTTAAAAGCTGAACTAAAAATGGTGGGAGAAAAATTAATTGATATAAGTAATCTATTTAAAAAACTAGCCATTTACAATTATCAATTTCAAAACAGTTTCACCTTAAAATCAATTGCAAGTGTTTTAACTCCGCAAATAGAATTTAAGGGGATTAAAAGCGGATTGGAAGCTATGAATTACTTCGAAAATTTACGCGCTTCTTCAAATCCAATAGAGAAAGAAATACTCAAACAAGACATCCTCTCGTATTGCGAAACCGATGTGGAAGCTGTGTTGGCCCTCTATGAGCATATACAAAGTTTGCCCAACAAAAAACCCCAACAATAA
- a CDS encoding T9SS type A sorting domain-containing protein: MKLKIFIALSLFCILKGFGQFSYSFQALSGAFTPNAGPTVVHSSGVDDALSAAINIGFTFNYACVNYTQFKVSTNGVMFLGAGAVGSNLTNNLNTSSDRPAIAPLWDDLATGTGGSVNYRLTGAAPNRILTVEWLNMEWSYSASNPVISFQVKLYETSNRIDFVYRQEAAAVVVNGASIGLGHTTSGVFYSLDGTGASPNAVFGSETTNLSTKPATNQIYRWDLQSCTAPVPSGTAIATPNSSCVAFVTSLNVSGSTNGCGATYQWQSAPALAGPYSNIGGATGATHNANVSTTTYFRRITTCGASTATSNVASATVGSVTIPCSLSSYASSTVAYNFNAFVGTVLPTTDDVLFSAVSQFGFPFCFSGQQFSGGYVSSNSTFVFDAVPCYPNILAMPGGVSAAPGIGTGWSIATAAPTPSSTTPRNAILGPWHDINPGTGGTMRMATLGAAPNRSFVVSFENIPMFSCTTLSFTGQIKLMETTNAIQIHIGNKPLCSGWNSGQAIMGLHSYDGNTYIPPVNMVAHNAPTQWTMVNTAYSFTSSCPSQSICGVILPNEFKNLYGQQVDGINKLWWETNEDNNTKEYIVERSDDAIAFNQIHIESSGKGEKYLYNDNTFKRGGVSYYRVTAVALNGKTSTTSIYAIYSTEDPVLVGRIYPNPSFDQIYIDVTGRGAISNCKFNMYDQLGRKVISMDYNIEFGKNTIEMDIQELNKGIYILEIIADEKTVISKQKFSRY; this comes from the coding sequence GTGAAATTAAAGATTTTCATAGCACTTTCATTATTTTGTATTCTAAAAGGATTTGGACAATTTTCTTATAGTTTTCAAGCTTTATCGGGGGCCTTTACGCCGAATGCAGGACCAACAGTTGTGCATAGCAGTGGAGTTGACGACGCGTTATCAGCAGCAATTAATATTGGCTTTACTTTTAATTATGCTTGCGTAAATTATACCCAATTTAAAGTAAGTACAAATGGTGTTATGTTTTTAGGAGCAGGTGCAGTTGGTTCTAACCTTACCAATAATTTAAATACAAGTTCTGATCGGCCAGCTATAGCACCATTATGGGATGATTTGGCCACAGGTACAGGTGGCTCGGTTAATTACAGGTTAACCGGAGCTGCTCCTAATCGAATACTTACAGTTGAATGGTTGAATATGGAATGGAGTTATTCCGCATCAAATCCGGTGATTTCCTTTCAAGTAAAATTGTATGAAACCAGTAACAGAATTGATTTTGTGTACAGGCAAGAAGCGGCCGCTGTGGTTGTAAACGGAGCATCAATTGGACTTGGTCATACAACCAGTGGAGTATTTTATTCTTTAGACGGAACAGGAGCTTCACCAAATGCTGTGTTCGGTTCAGAAACTACCAATTTATCTACCAAACCTGCCACTAATCAAATTTACCGATGGGATTTGCAATCTTGTACTGCACCGGTACCTTCTGGCACAGCCATTGCCACTCCTAATTCCAGTTGTGTGGCATTTGTTACCTCGTTGAATGTTTCAGGTAGCACCAATGGTTGTGGCGCAACTTATCAATGGCAGAGTGCCCCTGCGCTAGCCGGCCCATATTCAAATATAGGTGGGGCAACAGGAGCAACACACAATGCGAATGTTAGCACAACCACTTACTTTCGCAGAATAACCACTTGTGGAGCTTCAACTGCAACAAGCAATGTGGCCTCTGCAACGGTTGGTTCGGTAACAATTCCATGTAGTTTATCTTCTTACGCCTCATCAACTGTCGCTTATAACTTCAATGCTTTTGTGGGAACAGTTTTGCCAACAACTGATGACGTATTGTTTTCAGCAGTAAGCCAGTTTGGCTTTCCTTTTTGTTTTAGTGGTCAACAATTTAGCGGTGGGTATGTTTCGTCTAATTCCACTTTTGTTTTTGATGCCGTTCCATGTTACCCAAATATTTTAGCCATGCCAGGGGGTGTAAGTGCAGCGCCTGGAATTGGAACGGGTTGGTCTATTGCCACCGCTGCACCAACTCCCTCATCAACAACACCACGTAATGCTATTTTAGGCCCTTGGCATGATATTAATCCCGGTACAGGTGGCACCATGAGAATGGCCACTTTGGGCGCTGCTCCTAACAGAAGTTTTGTAGTTTCATTTGAGAATATCCCCATGTTTTCTTGCACAACTTTGTCATTTACAGGACAAATAAAATTAATGGAAACTACAAATGCTATTCAGATTCATATCGGGAATAAACCTCTTTGCTCTGGCTGGAATTCGGGACAGGCTATTATGGGTTTACATAGTTATGACGGAAATACATATATTCCTCCTGTAAATATGGTGGCTCATAATGCACCTACACAATGGACTATGGTTAACACAGCTTATTCGTTCACTTCTTCTTGTCCTTCTCAAAGTATATGTGGTGTTATTTTACCAAATGAGTTTAAAAACTTGTACGGTCAACAAGTAGATGGCATCAATAAGTTATGGTGGGAAACGAACGAAGACAATAACACTAAAGAATATATTGTTGAGCGAAGCGACGATGCAATAGCTTTCAATCAAATTCACATTGAGTCATCAGGTAAAGGAGAAAAATATCTTTATAATGATAATACCTTCAAGCGTGGGGGTGTTAGTTATTACCGGGTTACTGCAGTAGCCTTAAATGGTAAAACAAGTACAACCTCTATTTATGCAATTTACAGCACAGAAGATCCGGTTTTAGTCGGTCGCATTTATCCTAATCCATCTTTCGATCAAATATATATTGATGTTACCGGTAGAGGTGCTATTTCTAATTGCAAGTTTAATATGTATGACCAATTGGGTCGTAAAGTAATTTCAATGGATTATAATATTGAATTTGGAAAAAATACCATTGAAATGGATATTCAGGAACTGAATAAAGGTATCTATATATTGGAAATAATTGCCGATGAAAAAACGGTCATTTCTAAACAGAAGTTTTCCCGTTATTAA
- the ettA gene encoding energy-dependent translational throttle protein EttA — translation MSTTPEGRQIIFSMVNVSKIHPPQKQVLKDIYISFYYGAKIGVLGLNGSGKSTLLRIMAGIDKDYIGEIHQSPGYSIGLLEQEPQLDDNKTVIEVVREGAQKHVDILNEFEEVNNKFGDEEVMNDPDKMEKLINRQAQLQELIDQFDLWNLDNRLERAMDALRCPESDTSIKILSGGERRRVALCRLLLQEPDILLLDEPTNHLDAESVDWLEQHLKQYKGTVIAVTHDRYFLDNVAGWILELDRGEGIPWKGNYSSWLEQKGERLKQEEKTESKRQKTLKRELEWVRAGVKGRNVKQKARLGNYEKMLNEDVKSKEEKLEIFIPNGPRLGNEVIEAIDVSKAFGDRLLYEHLNFKLPPAGIVGIIGPNGAGKTTLFRMIMKQETPTSGEFKVGPTVKISYVDQSHKDIDPNKTVFDVISGGLENLLFEDRSINSRSYISRFNFNGSDQGKKCGVLSGGERNRLHLAIALKEGGNVLLLDEPTNDLDVNTLRALEEGLESFAGCAVIISHDRWFLDRVCTHILAFEGDSSVVYFEGGYSEYEENRKKRMGNTEPKRLRYKKLSV, via the coding sequence ATGTCAACTACTCCCGAAGGCCGTCAGATTATTTTCAGCATGGTGAATGTATCCAAAATTCATCCACCGCAAAAGCAAGTATTAAAAGATATTTATATTTCCTTTTATTATGGAGCCAAGATTGGTGTTTTAGGTTTAAATGGTTCCGGTAAATCTACCTTATTACGAATTATGGCCGGAATAGATAAGGATTATATTGGTGAGATTCATCAAAGTCCCGGTTATTCTATTGGTCTTTTAGAACAAGAGCCACAATTGGATGATAACAAAACCGTAATTGAAGTGGTGCGTGAAGGAGCGCAAAAACACGTGGATATATTAAATGAGTTTGAGGAAGTAAATAATAAGTTTGGTGATGAAGAGGTGATGAATGATCCGGATAAAATGGAGAAGTTAATTAATCGTCAGGCCCAATTGCAGGAATTAATAGACCAATTTGATTTATGGAATTTAGACAATAGATTAGAAAGAGCGATGGACGCATTACGCTGTCCGGAAAGTGATACTTCTATTAAAATATTATCCGGAGGTGAACGACGACGTGTTGCACTTTGCCGTTTACTTTTACAAGAGCCGGATATTTTGTTATTAGATGAGCCCACCAATCACTTAGACGCCGAGAGTGTAGATTGGTTAGAGCAACATTTAAAACAATATAAAGGAACAGTAATAGCAGTAACCCACGATAGGTATTTTTTGGATAATGTGGCCGGTTGGATTTTAGAACTAGACAGAGGAGAAGGTATTCCATGGAAAGGGAATTACAGTTCATGGTTGGAACAAAAAGGTGAAAGATTAAAACAAGAAGAAAAAACTGAAAGTAAAAGACAGAAGACTTTAAAAAGAGAGTTAGAGTGGGTTAGAGCCGGCGTAAAAGGCAGAAACGTGAAACAAAAAGCACGTTTAGGTAATTATGAGAAAATGTTAAATGAGGATGTAAAATCGAAAGAAGAAAAACTGGAAATATTTATTCCTAACGGTCCGCGATTAGGTAATGAAGTAATTGAAGCTATTGACGTAAGTAAAGCTTTTGGAGATAGATTATTATACGAACATTTAAATTTCAAACTTCCTCCGGCGGGAATTGTAGGTATTATTGGTCCAAACGGCGCTGGTAAAACTACTTTATTCAGAATGATTATGAAGCAGGAAACGCCTACCAGTGGAGAATTTAAAGTTGGGCCTACCGTTAAAATCAGTTACGTAGATCAATCGCATAAAGATATTGATCCAAATAAAACCGTGTTTGATGTGATTAGTGGTGGATTAGAAAATTTATTATTTGAAGATCGTTCTATCAATTCTCGTTCTTATATTTCAAGATTTAATTTTAATGGAAGTGATCAAGGTAAAAAATGTGGCGTACTTTCCGGGGGTGAAAGAAATAGATTGCATTTAGCCATTGCATTAAAAGAAGGCGGAAATGTATTGCTATTGGATGAACCCACCAATGATTTAGATGTAAATACCCTACGAGCCTTAGAAGAAGGTTTAGAAAGTTTTGCGGGTTGTGCCGTAATCATTTCTCACGACCGTTGGTTTTTAGACAGGGTGTGTACGCATATTTTAGCTTTTGAAGGTGATAGTAGCGTGGTTTATTTTGAAGGAGGTTATTCAGAATATGAAGAGAACAGAAAGAAAAGAATGGGGAATACCGAACCTAAAAGATTACGATATAAAAAATTATCAGTTTAG
- a CDS encoding glycosyltransferase: MSTDKKTYFNTLAQKRKNRLFSAYYWNEISNYAKYFSHEDSKVLEIGCGSGDLLAEISGSKKTGIDFSEEYIQWAKEKNGDKGIEFLVMDANNIQLDDKYDLIIISNLIGFIDDIQHVLEEVKKCCHPNTKVIVQFYNSFWEPMIKFSELIGIKTKTPTQNWLSTRDINNLLFISGFDVYRNTKRLIFPFYFPVLSFIFNRYLAKFPFFRFFSLNIYSFAKPLPEVHEEFYSEKYSTTVVIPARNESGNIENAITRLPKFGKHVEIIFIEGNSTDDTWEKIQEIQKKYAATHDIKIGQQKGKGKADAVREGYKIATGDILMILDADLTVPPEDIPKFYNAIASGKGDFINGTRLVYPMDKEAMRFLNYLGNHFFSWAFTWLLEQRFKDTLCGTKVMFREDYIKLTKNRKYFGEFDPFGDFDLLFGAHKLNLKIVEVPIRYRERTYGSTNISRFKHGLILLRMCAFASRKCKFI; this comes from the coding sequence TTGAGTACAGATAAAAAAACATATTTTAATACACTAGCCCAAAAAAGAAAAAACAGGCTTTTTAGTGCTTATTATTGGAATGAAATAAGTAATTACGCAAAATACTTCTCACACGAAGACAGTAAGGTGTTGGAGATTGGTTGTGGCAGTGGAGATTTGTTAGCAGAAATTAGCGGTTCTAAAAAAACAGGTATTGATTTTAGTGAAGAATACATTCAATGGGCCAAAGAAAAAAACGGAGATAAAGGGATTGAATTTTTGGTGATGGATGCCAATAATATTCAATTGGATGATAAATACGACTTAATAATAATAAGCAACCTGATTGGATTTATAGATGATATTCAACACGTTTTGGAAGAGGTAAAAAAATGTTGTCATCCGAATACAAAAGTTATTGTGCAATTTTATAATTCATTTTGGGAACCAATGATTAAATTCTCAGAATTAATCGGAATAAAAACCAAAACTCCAACTCAAAATTGGTTAAGCACAAGAGATATAAATAATTTGTTATTTATATCCGGCTTTGATGTTTATCGCAATACCAAACGATTAATTTTTCCATTTTACTTTCCGGTATTATCTTTTATTTTTAATCGATATTTGGCTAAGTTTCCGTTTTTCAGATTTTTTAGTCTGAATATTTATAGTTTCGCAAAGCCATTACCGGAAGTGCACGAGGAATTTTATTCGGAGAAATACAGTACCACCGTGGTAATTCCGGCAAGAAACGAAAGCGGCAATATTGAAAATGCGATCACTCGTTTACCCAAGTTTGGTAAACACGTTGAAATTATTTTTATTGAAGGAAACAGCACTGATGACACCTGGGAAAAAATTCAGGAGATTCAAAAAAAGTATGCTGCTACGCATGATATAAAAATTGGACAACAAAAAGGAAAAGGAAAAGCAGATGCGGTGCGCGAAGGTTACAAAATAGCAACCGGCGATATATTAATGATCCTAGATGCCGATTTAACCGTCCCTCCTGAAGATATTCCCAAATTTTATAATGCAATTGCCAGCGGAAAAGGCGATTTTATTAATGGAACACGATTAGTTTATCCAATGGATAAAGAAGCTATGCGTTTTTTAAATTATTTGGGGAATCATTTTTTCAGTTGGGCTTTTACTTGGTTATTGGAACAACGTTTTAAAGACACTTTATGTGGTACAAAAGTGATGTTTAGAGAAGATTACATCAAACTCACCAAAAACAGAAAATATTTTGGAGAGTTTGATCCTTTTGGCGATTTTGATTTATTGTTTGGAGCACATAAACTTAATCTTAAAATTGTTGAAGTGCCCATTCGATACAGAGAAAGAACTTATGGATCTACCAATATTTCTCGCTTTAAGCACGGTTTAATTTTACTCAGAATGTGTGCTTTTGCAAGCCGGAAGTGTAAGTTTATTTGA
- a CDS encoding FkbM family methyltransferase, which translates to MSFNIKLGNFLFKKAYRLYKPMYIAFKNKQDKYEIALIKKNIKPGDVIMDIGANIGYYTRILSNLVGSKGKVHAFEPDPVNYKRLVQLCGKLHNVILNNKAIGPKTERIKIYTSKTLNVDHRTYKPEVYEAEIEIDAVNADDYFKNLGQVHFIKMDIQGFEMSAVRGMERILKENESIKILSEFWPYGLKLTGSSATEYFEYLTSLNFNCYLLEKEQLIKLDLKKVKEMDTHQEELYYNIFATRN; encoded by the coding sequence ATGTCATTTAATATTAAACTCGGAAATTTTCTTTTCAAAAAAGCGTATCGATTGTACAAACCCATGTATATTGCTTTTAAAAATAAGCAAGATAAATATGAAATTGCCTTGATCAAGAAAAACATAAAGCCGGGCGATGTAATAATGGACATTGGCGCTAACATTGGCTACTACACTCGCATTTTATCAAATTTAGTAGGATCAAAAGGTAAAGTTCATGCTTTTGAACCTGATCCGGTAAATTACAAAAGACTGGTTCAATTGTGCGGTAAACTCCATAACGTTATTTTAAATAATAAAGCCATTGGTCCAAAAACCGAACGCATAAAAATTTACACTTCAAAAACTTTAAATGTAGATCATCGTACTTATAAACCAGAAGTTTACGAGGCCGAAATTGAAATTGATGCCGTTAACGCAGATGATTATTTTAAAAACTTAGGGCAAGTGCATTTTATCAAAATGGATATTCAGGGATTTGAAATGAGTGCAGTAAGAGGAATGGAAAGAATTTTAAAAGAAAATGAATCCATAAAAATTCTAAGCGAATTTTGGCCCTATGGTTTAAAATTAACCGGCAGTTCGGCTACTGAATATTTTGAGTATCTTACCTCCTTAAATTTTAATTGTTATTTATTGGAAAAAGAACAATTAATAAAATTGGACTTAAAAAAGGTGAAGGAAATGGACACACACCAAGAAGAATTGTATTATAATATTTTTGCAACACGAAATTAA
- a CDS encoding MarR family transcriptional regulator — MKIEDEIKQEEFKSPQHKLFINLMYTVNYLGYNLHHHLKKLDITAQQYNVLRILRGQYPKPCNLKLIKERSIDRMSDSSRIIDKLIQKKWAERTECPNDRRQINILLTKKGQDILKKLDFVDQETIELFINLSEQEIKLMNNLLDKIRD; from the coding sequence GTGAAAATTGAAGATGAAATAAAACAAGAGGAGTTCAAATCCCCTCAACACAAATTGTTTATTAATTTGATGTATACAGTTAATTATTTAGGATATAATTTACATCATCACCTTAAAAAATTAGATATAACTGCACAACAATACAATGTTCTTCGAATATTACGAGGTCAGTACCCCAAGCCGTGTAATCTTAAATTGATTAAAGAAAGAAGTATCGACAGAATGAGCGATTCTTCAAGAATTATCGATAAACTTATTCAAAAAAAATGGGCCGAAAGAACCGAATGCCCGAATGACCGCCGACAAATAAATATCCTACTTACCAAAAAAGGACAAGACATTCTAAAGAAGTTGGACTTTGTAGATCAGGAAACCATTGAACTATTTATAAATTTATCAGAACAGGAAATTAAACTCATGAATAATTTACTGGATAAAATCAGGGACTAA
- a CDS encoding YceI family protein, which translates to MKQIILSGLLFTAAIVQSQTNWNVDASHSKLGFSVMHMMVTETDGKIKVYEGSVASKSETDFTDAKINFSANVNSINTDDEKRDGHLKSADFFDAEKYPNITFVATSMKPNPKKGKTAYDLEGDLTMKGVTKRVKLFAIGSSAAVKDPYGNTKFGFKVTGEVNRKDFGLNWNAVLESGGVVVSEMVNLDIKIELNKAKV; encoded by the coding sequence ATGAAACAAATTATTTTAAGCGGATTGCTGTTTACTGCAGCAATAGTACAATCACAAACCAATTGGAATGTAGATGCAAGTCACTCTAAATTGGGATTTTCGGTTATGCACATGATGGTAACTGAAACTGACGGAAAGATTAAAGTATATGAAGGATCGGTAGCTTCTAAATCAGAAACCGATTTTACTGATGCAAAAATTAATTTTTCTGCCAACGTAAATTCAATTAATACAGATGATGAAAAAAGAGACGGACATTTAAAAAGTGCTGACTTTTTTGATGCAGAGAAATATCCTAACATTACTTTTGTAGCCACTTCTATGAAGCCAAATCCAAAGAAAGGAAAAACAGCATATGATTTAGAAGGTGATTTAACTATGAAAGGGGTAACCAAAAGAGTTAAACTATTTGCTATTGGATCAAGTGCAGCAGTAAAGGATCCTTACGGAAATACTAAATTTGGTTTTAAAGTTACAGGCGAAGTAAACAGAAAAGACTTTGGTTTAAACTGGAATGCAGTTTTAGAATCTGGAGGAGTGGTAGTTAGTGAAATGGTGAATTTGGACATTAAAATAGAATTGAATAAAGCAAAGGTTTAA
- a CDS encoding rRNA pseudouridine synthase produces the protein MIDLKKVEINKHIINDNVFVNETDEVKVENQIIQRGFKYVYIRFHKPKGYQSTLNLKVNDNIHSFFKDFENLAIAGRLDKDSEGLLLLSNNGEFIRNITNPDSNKEKEYLVELDQELDQNFKAKFETGISIKNYVTKPCRCEIIGLQKIKVILTEGKNRQIRKMCKALGYNVLRLQRVRIEEFTLGDLKEGEMEF, from the coding sequence TTGATTGATTTAAAGAAGGTGGAAATAAATAAACACATTATTAATGATAATGTATTTGTGAATGAAACAGATGAAGTAAAAGTGGAGAATCAGATTATTCAACGCGGATTCAAATATGTATATATACGTTTTCACAAGCCCAAGGGCTACCAAAGCACTTTAAATTTAAAGGTGAACGATAATATACATTCATTTTTTAAAGATTTTGAAAACTTAGCAATAGCCGGTCGACTGGACAAAGATTCAGAAGGACTATTACTACTAAGTAATAATGGAGAGTTTATTCGCAACATTACTAATCCGGATTCGAATAAAGAAAAAGAATATCTGGTTGAATTAGACCAAGAGCTTGATCAAAATTTTAAAGCAAAATTTGAAACGGGCATTTCAATAAAGAATTATGTCACAAAACCCTGCCGATGTGAAATAATAGGCCTGCAAAAAATAAAAGTAATATTAACTGAAGGAAAAAACAGACAAATCCGCAAAATGTGCAAGGCCTTAGGTTATAACGTTTTACGCTTACAAAGAGTTAGAATTGAGGAGTTTACTTTAGGTGATTTAAAAGAAGGGGAAATGGAGTTTTAA